The DNA sequence CGGCTCGTGCGCATGCTCTGCCCCGAGTGCCGGCAGGAGCTCGCCGGCGACAGCGCCGTCTATGGGAAGCTTGGCGCCGATCCGCGCGCGGTGAAGCTCTACCAGCACAAGGGCTGCGACCGCTGCGGGGGAGCGGGGTACCGCGGCCGGACGGTCATCTACGAGACCCTCAAGATCACGCCGGCCATCCGCGAAATGATCAACCGCAAGGCCGGCCTCGACGACATCCGGCGCGAGGCGGAGCAGGGCGGCTTCCGGAGCATGTTCCAGAACGGCGTCGACAAGATCAAATCCGGTGTCACCACGCTCGAAGAGGTGAGCACCGTGACAAGAACGGGACTGTAAATGGCGACCTACACCTTCAGGGCCGTGGACCAGGACGCGAACATCCTGAGCGGACAGTTCCAGGCGCAGGACGAGACGGACCTCGAGCGCAAGCTCAACATGCAGGGGCTGACGCTCATCGAGGCCGTGAAGGCCGGCTTCTTCACGGCCGAGAAGGGCGGACGGGTCCGGTTCACGCTCCAGAACCTGGTCGACTTCAGCTACTTCCTCCGGCTGATCATCTCCTCCGGCATGCCGATCACGGGCGGCCTGGGCGACCTGATGAAGAACCAGGAGAACCGGAGGCTGGCTGAGGCGGCCACGCTGATCCATGACAAGCTGGAGGCCGGCATGTCGCTCTCCGACGCCATGCAGGAGCATCCGGCCCTGTTTCCCGACTATTACACCCAGATGATCGCCGCGGGCGAGGCCTCGGGAAGCCTGGAGAAGGTGCTGAAGGACCTGATGAGCTACATCGAATGGCAGATCAATTTTCGCAAAACGGTGCGCTCCGCCCTCATCTACCCCGTCATGGTGCTGAGCGCGGTCATCCTGCTCATCGGCGTCCTGTTCACCTTCGTGTTCCCGCGGCTGGTCGGCATCCTGGTCGGGCTGAGGGTGGAACTGCCGCTCGCTACCCGGATCGTGATCACCACGGCGAACTTCGTCAACCACTACTTTCCGCTGATCGTGCTTTCGGCCGCCGCCGCGTTCGTCCTGTTCAAGCTGTGGCTCAGGACCTATGAAGGGCGGAGGAAGTTCGATACCTTCCTGCTCGCGCTGCCGCTGGTCGGCACGCTCATCCGGAAGATCAACCTCTCGCGGTACTGCAAGACGCTGGCGACCCTCCACGGCGCCGGGCTCAATATCAAGAAGACCTTCACCATCGCCTCCGCGGTCGTCCAGAACACGGTGCTGTCCGAGGCAATGGCGCAGGTGACGGAATCGATCATGAACGGCAAGAGCATCGCCCAGTCCATGCAGGAAACGGGCGCCTTCCCGTCGCTCGTCGTCGACCTGGTCTCGATCGGCGAAAAGAGCGGGAACCTCGAAAGCGCCGTCCAGCGGGCGAGCGACATGTTCGACAAGGAAGTGCCCGAAACGCTCAAAAAGGTGTTCAGCCTGTTCGAGCCGCTGATCATCGTGCTGCTCGGCGCTCTGGTGCTCGTCGTGCTGCTTTCGATCTTTCTTCCTATCTATAAGGTCGTGGGAGGCATCAGGGTCCGGTGAGGTACGTGCGATCTCCATATGAGAAGGGGTTTACGCTGATTGAGGTGATCGTCGTGGTGGCGATCGTCGCCATCATGACGGGCGTTATGGTTCCCATGGTGTACCGCATATGGGAGAACAACGACGCCGAGGCCACCCGAGACCGGATGCGTACGCTCAAGGTCGCGCTCGTGGGAGACAGCCGCATGGTCCAGAACGGCGTCAGGACCAGCTACGGGTACGTAGGCGACGTGGGGCAATTGCCGGCAAACCTCGACGCACTCATCGTCGACGACGGCTTCCCGAACTGGCACGGACCCTACGTGCCCGCCGGGTACGATCCCTCGAACTACGCCAAGGACGCCTGGGGCAGGGCGATCGAATATACAACGACGCCCGACGGCCTCGGCAGAAGGGTCACCGCGTCGCTCCGAAGCTACGGCCCGGACGGGGCGGCAGCCACCGGGGACGATATCGTTGACACGGACCTCCAGGTCTATCAGGCCGAGGTCACGCCGGCCATCGCGATCCAGGGCAATGTGAACATCCTGTTTGCGTCAGCCCCCACGCTGGCGAAGAATTATTACATCGGCGTCAGCGCCCAGTATAAGGACAGGACCGGCGCCGTGCTTGCCACCAGCAGTATCTGCTGCAACGGCGCACTGGCGATCGCCGCGAACGCGGGCAATACGCAGGTGAACTACGTGCAGAACTTTGCCTGTACACCGGCGAATGCGCTTCCCGCCGGGAGGCTGTATGTATCTCCGCGGCTGTTCTCCGACATCAACTGTCAGACGGGAGTCGCCGGAACGCCGATCGAGATAGCCTCGGATGTGAACACCGCTTCCTTGTTCACGAACCTGCAGATCCAGTCTGTTGTTCCGTGAGGATGACGATGAAGAACGTGTATCTTGATCTACGAGGTCGGATGTTGAGGGCGCTGGTCGCCGATGGCGAGTCCGTTACCTTCACCAGGACCTATGAGCAGTTCTCGCTCGACGACGCGGCGCAGGCGGGCAAGGCCTTTGCCGAGATCAGCGCGGCTGCGGGCGTGCGGCTCGACCGGGTGCACCTGATCCTGCCCGGCGAGGCGGCTTCGACGGAAGTGTTCCGGCTGCAGAACATGTCCCGGTCCGACGCGGAAAAAGTGATCAGGCGGAAGATCGCTCAGGGCCAGAACGCTCCCCCGCCCCTGGTCCAGGTACTCCCGGCCGGGACCTCGGGAAAGCAGCTGCTCTTCCTGGCGGAAACGGTGAAGCACGAGGCTGTGGAGGCGATCATCGGCATCTTCCGCTCCCACCACATTGCGGTCAGGACCGTTTCCACGCCGCTCCAGGCGAACCGCAAGGCGCTCACCCGGATGCACGGCGACGTTACGCAGGTGAATGCCATCTTCGATGTCGGGAACGATTTCATCGATATCTCGGTCCTGCACCAGGAGAACGTGATCCATTACGAAAAGATTTCCCTGCCTCCCATCGACGTGGAGCAGGAGCTGTACAACGGCGTCGAGATGGAGCGCATCCAGAAGATGCGGCTGTACCGCATCGCTGAGGCGACGTATAACTTCCACCTGGGCTACAAGCAGCAGTACCCGGACATGCCCGTCCGGTATCTGTGGATCTGCGGCAGCGGCGGAAGGCTCGAGGGCATCCGCGAGACGCTCAGGGAATCGACGGGGCTCGATGTGGCGACGCTGAACACGCTGACCGGGTCGGCGGCGGGGGACGGGTTCCTCTTTACCGCCCTCCATGGCATGGCCTGCGGCATCGCCGACGGGACCGTGATCAATTACCTGCCGAAGGAGATGACGGGGCTGCAGTTCAGGGCCGGCCGCGGCGCCGTCCTTGCCGCCGTCTGCGCCTATGCGGTGCTCCTCCTGGCCGGTTACGTTCTGGTCGAGATGAAGTACACGCGGGAGAAGGGCATGCTCGAGGAAGTGACGAAGGCCACCCGGGAGCTCGAGCAGCGGATGCGGACCGGCAATCCCTATGAACGGAGCGCCGACGCCCTGAAGCGGCTCGCCGCAGGGGAGGCCGATTATTACCCGCTGTTCTCCTACCTGGCAGACGCGACCCCGGCCGGCGTTTACATCGAAGGCATCTCCCTGAAGCGCCAGGCTGCAGCAACACCGCTTCTCGATATCGATTTCGTGACCCCCTCCCATTCCGAGGAGATCGGAGGCAGGAAACTGCTGACGAACGTGGTCAGGATGATCGACGGCTTTCCGCTTCTGAAGCGGCGCGGCGAACCGGGTATATCGATCACCAGGACGGACAAGGAAAAGCTGGTCCATTTCAAGGTTGCCTGCGAGGTGCGTCCATGACCAAGCCGATGAATATCCTGCTTGCCGCCTGCCTTATCGCGTCCCTGGGTGCAGCGCTCGTCTACGGCGCGAAGCGGCTGGGCCAGATCCGGGAACTGCGCGCACAGACGGCGGCGCTGCACAGCGCCGAGTGGAAGAAGGGCGGAGAAGGGGAGCAGGACCTGCTGAAGAGGAAATTCCCGGCGAAGGCCGATGTCTCGTCCTTTGTCGAAGGACTGTACACCGTCGCCCAGAGGTCGGGGCTTCAGAACGTCGAGATATCGACCGTGAACGATGCGCAGAAAAAATCCGTCAAGAAGAGCGCAGGCGACGTGGCAGCCCTCACGGCCTGGCCGATCCGGATATCTTTCGAAGGCAGGTACCGGGCGGTCGCCGACTATATCAGGGCGGTCCAGGGCATCGAGCGCTTCAAACGCCTCATCCTGCTCGAGATGAAGCCGGGCAAGAATGCGATCAAGACGAACATGATCATCGAGATCATGTCGCTCGAGGTGGCCGATGCTGCGTAACAGATATGTCATAGCGGTCGTGGGAGTGCTGCTCGTCCTGGTACTGTACTATAACGTGTCCTTCTTCTCGGAGAAACGCGCCGTGAAGGCGGTGCGCCAGGGGGACTCCCCGGCTTTCGGGGGGACGGCCGAGCGGGCAGCGGGAACTCCCGTTGCGCGGACCGGCGAATGGAAGCGGGACCCGTTCTGGTACACCGACAAGAGCAGCAGGAGCGGGGCAGGTGCGGCATCCCGCGGCAGCGGGTTCGCGCTTGCGGCGACCATGACCAAGGGCGGGAAGGGATACGCCCTTATTGGCGACAGGGTCGTAGGCGTGGGCGATACCCTCAACGGGTATACGGTCGTGGACGTGGGCCAGAAGAGCGTCACGATCAAAAATCATAAGGGTACCAGGGTTTTGACCATCGGAAGGTAAGAGTTCCGGGAGGAGAAAGCAATGAGGAAGATCGTATACGCATCGCTCATCGTAATTCCGCTGCTCGCGGCGTGCGCGTCGCCGAGGATCGCGAAGATACCCGACACGATGTCGCTGAAGGAGCCCGGAGCGGGTACGGCCCAGGAGAAACCCCGCGCCGAAGCAGGCGGTCGCGACGAGTTCAAGGGCATCGACGGGGACCAGAAGTACTCCCTCAGCGTCCGGAACGCGGACCTTGCCGACGTGCTTATCCTCCTGTCGCGGAAGAGCGGACAGACCATCATCGCCGACCGGGACGTGACGGGCAAGGTCACCGCCGAGATCAAGGACCAGGGCCTCAAGGACATCCTCGCGTCGATCCTGAAGCCTCAGGGGTATTCGGTCACGGTCGAGAACGGGATCGTCAGGGTGATCAAGTCCCGGCTCATCTCGAAGACCTTCTCCCTGAACTACATCAAGGGCAGCCGTGCGTCGACGAGCACGATGAACGCCGCCATAAATGAATCGGTGAACGGGGGCGTCAGCTCGGCCGGCGGAAGCATCAACCTGAACGTTTCCTCGGGCGGGGCGACCGGTGCCTCCTACGGTGACTCGTCCTCTTCGTCGCAGCAGGGCAGCGTGAGCGTCAAGACCTCGGGTGTGTCCGATTTCTGGAGCGAGGTCACTAGGGGCCTCGAGGTGATCGTGTTCGGTGACTCGGGCAGCGGCAAGCACGAGAACGGGTACAGCAGGGCGGACAAGACCGGGCGCAAGCTGATCGTGAACGAGCTCGCCGGCATCATCTATGTGAAGGACTATTCGGACAACATGGAGAACGTCCAGGCGTTCCTCGACGACGTGGAGCATTCGGTCAAGAAACAGGTGCTGATCCAGGCCCACATCGTAGAGGTCTCGCTGAACGACGACTTCTCGCTCGGCATCGACTGGAACAAGATCGCGGGCAGCGGAACAGGCCCCAGCGGAGAGCGGTGGAAGTTCTCCCAGAACCTGGTACCGACGCCCCCCACGGAGGTGTTCCAGATCGCGTTCACGGCCGCGAAGGCCAGCGCGCTGCTGGACGCCATGAAGCAGCAGGGCACGCTGAACATGCTGTCGAGCCCGAAGATCGCGACCCTGAACAACCAGAAGGCGGTGATCAAGCTCACGACGAAGGAAGTGACCTGGATCGCGAGCTCCATCTTCAACGCCCAGGGCAACGTGCTGGCGAACTACACCACGCCCCAGATCAACGAGGTGGGCATCTTCCTGGACGTGACGCCGCAGATCGGGGACCGGGACAATGTCACCATGCAGATCCACCCGAGCATCTCGGAGCTGTCGAGCACGTCCATCTCGCCGGACGGCAAGAGCAGCGCCCCTATCATCGACATCCGCGAGGTGGACACCATGGTCGAGGCGAAGAACGAGCAGACAGTGGTCATCGCGGGCCTGATCGTGGACAAGATCCTGGAGACCAAGCGGGGTGTGCCGCTCCTGGGCGACATCCCCTACCTGGGCTGGCTCTTCTCCTTTATAAGCCATTCGAAACAGAAGACGGAGCTCGTGATCCTGATCACCCCCTACGTCCTGAACGACAAGAGCATCGCGGACATCAGGCAGAGGCACGAGGACCGTCTGTCGAAGGCGGGGCGCACGTTCTTCCCGACGCCGTAGCCGTCTTCCCGCAGGCAACCTCCAGTCAGGGACGGTTCCCGAAAGGGAGCGGTCCCTTTTTTTATCCGGAGTGTGGCGGCATACGTCAGCCTCAGAGCCACAACCGTACGAGTCCCGCGCAAAACACCAGTCCGATCGGAAGGTACATCAGTCGGTAGGTTTGCGCCATATCGGCCTTGAAATACCGGAGCGTCAGGGCGAGGCAGAGGTGCGTGGGCGACAGCATCACGCCGGCAAATCCGCTGGCAAAGGCGAAGGTGACCGCGCCGGGTTCGGGGTGACCTCCGGTCATCGCCATGATGATCGGGAACGTGGCTCCCACGAACCCCACGGTCAGACCCGTGAGCAGGCCCACGGTAAAGGGGAGGGTGAAGAGGACGAGGCCCGACGGCATCCCGCTCTGCCGGAAGAACACCGGCAGGGCCTCGATGGCCCCGCTGGCCTCGAGCATGCCCTTGAACGTCATGATGCCCATGGTCATGAGCACGATGTTGAGGGACAGACTCTCGCGGATCGTGGTCAGCACTTCCCGCGGCGTGTACCGGAAGTAAAGGAACATGACCGTCACGACGCTGATCATGGCGATCGCGAGCGGCAGCTTGAACACCACGACGAGCGCCACGGCGGCCGTGATCGGGAGCAGGGTCATGAAGAGGGCGCGGACCTCGTTCCGGTCCCGCTTCCCCGGAACCTGTCCGGTCCTGACGCCCCGGAACGCGAGGAAGGCGCCCACGCCAACAACCGCGAGGGGAAGCGGCAGCTGGGACAGCAGGAACCGGTTGATGGGGATCTTGGTAACCGCCGCGGCGAGCACCACGCCCGGGTACAGCGGGCAGATGTACTCCCAGATGTGGCGGAACCAGTAGTTGATGAAGGCCTTGTGCTCCGGAGGGATGTCCGCGTCGGCCGCGGCTTCCTGCACCATGGGGGCCGAGAACGCCGCCCCGCCGGCGGACGGCAGCAGCCCGATCACGCCGGGCAGTACGGCCATGGCGATGCGCCGGTCCCGGGCCACGTTCACGACGGCCTCCATCATGCGCCTGAGCACGCCGCGCTTGCGGATGATGTTCTCGAGCGCCATGATCAGCACCAGCCCGGTCACGAGGTTGATCGTGACCGGATCGATGCTCGACCGGAACGCTACCCCGAGCTGCTGCAGGGGGCCGATGCCGTAAAGCGTGCCGAGGAAGGCCGCGGACCCGAGCATCACGAGGCCGAAGTTCCAGCGCAGGCGAAGCATGAGCACGATAACGGCGAAGGAAAGCCCGATCCTGAGCAGGTCCGTCATCGGATGTACCCCGAGCCGAGATAGAAGATGACGGCGGCCCGGATCGAGTAGCGGTCCCTGCGCCATTCCTTCGGGAGCGGCTGGAACGGGGCGGACGCGCGGATCGCGCGTTCCGCCTCGTCGTCGAGGATCTTGTAGCCCGAAGACTTCAGGACCTCGAAGTCGCCGAGCGAGCCGTCCTGCATGATGTCGAACCTGATGAACAGGGTGCCCTGGTAGCCCGAGATGGCCGCGAGTTCGGGATACTTCAGCACGCTCTCGACCTTGATCTTGAGCCAGCGGTTGTAGGACATGAACTTGAACTCGTCGGTATCGAGCGTGACCGAATCTTCGCCCGGCTTTTGCTCCGGCATGCCCCGGCGCGCGAGCTCGTCGATATCGTTCTGGCTCAGGAAAGGGAGCGGGCCGCCCTGCTTGTGCGTCTCCTCCATGGTCGTCCCGCCCTTCTCTTTCCCCTCCTCGGCTCCGCCGGGAATGCCGGTCCGCCGAGCACCGCCGGTTTTGGGAAGCGCTACGTCGTTGTCCGATCCGAATTTATCCGGCATCGGAACGGGGCCCCGGGGATACGGCTTGTCGGGGACGACCTGCTGCGGGATCCTGGGCACCGCAGGGGGAGGAGGGGGGACAGGAGGAACAGGGACTGGCGGAGCAGGCCGCTGCACGGGCGGCAGCTTCTTCACGATCTCCCCCGGCAGGTTCACGATGTTGACCGGGATGGAGATGGGCAGGGGCGTCAAATCGGGCCTGATCAGGGAAAAGGCCACGGCGATCATGAGCGCATGGAGTGCGAAGGAGAGGATGACGAACTTCGTGAAATGTAAATGCCGTGGCATGGGAATAGTCTGAAAATCCGAATTGAAACCACGGAGGAACACGGATGGACACGGATAAGAAAAGGGAATATCAGGAAGTAATCCTACAATTTCTTACCTGTGTTAATCGGTGTTTATCCGTGGTTAAAAGTTTTTCTGCATCCTGTCCGAAACTTCCCTGAGCAGTTTCAGGATCGCCTCGGCCCTTTCGGGAGTGAGGCTGCCCATGCCGCAGGAGGGCGTGAGGAGGCACTGTCCGAGC is a window from the Nitrospirota bacterium genome containing:
- a CDS encoding type II secretion system F family protein, giving the protein MATYTFRAVDQDANILSGQFQAQDETDLERKLNMQGLTLIEAVKAGFFTAEKGGRVRFTLQNLVDFSYFLRLIISSGMPITGGLGDLMKNQENRRLAEAATLIHDKLEAGMSLSDAMQEHPALFPDYYTQMIAAGEASGSLEKVLKDLMSYIEWQINFRKTVRSALIYPVMVLSAVILLIGVLFTFVFPRLVGILVGLRVELPLATRIVITTANFVNHYFPLIVLSAAAAFVLFKLWLRTYEGRRKFDTFLLALPLVGTLIRKINLSRYCKTLATLHGAGLNIKKTFTIASAVVQNTVLSEAMAQVTESIMNGKSIAQSMQETGAFPSLVVDLVSIGEKSGNLESAVQRASDMFDKEVPETLKKVFSLFEPLIIVLLGALVLVVLLSIFLPIYKVVGGIRVR
- a CDS encoding prepilin-type N-terminal cleavage/methylation domain-containing protein, with protein sequence MRSPYEKGFTLIEVIVVVAIVAIMTGVMVPMVYRIWENNDAEATRDRMRTLKVALVGDSRMVQNGVRTSYGYVGDVGQLPANLDALIVDDGFPNWHGPYVPAGYDPSNYAKDAWGRAIEYTTTPDGLGRRVTASLRSYGPDGAAATGDDIVDTDLQVYQAEVTPAIAIQGNVNILFASAPTLAKNYYIGVSAQYKDRTGAVLATSSICCNGALAIAANAGNTQVNYVQNFACTPANALPAGRLYVSPRLFSDINCQTGVAGTPIEIASDVNTASLFTNLQIQSVVP
- the pilO gene encoding type 4a pilus biogenesis protein PilO, giving the protein MTKPMNILLAACLIASLGAALVYGAKRLGQIRELRAQTAALHSAEWKKGGEGEQDLLKRKFPAKADVSSFVEGLYTVAQRSGLQNVEISTVNDAQKKSVKKSAGDVAALTAWPIRISFEGRYRAVADYIRAVQGIERFKRLILLEMKPGKNAIKTNMIIEIMSLEVADAA
- a CDS encoding DUF401 family protein, with translation MTDLLRIGLSFAVIVLMLRLRWNFGLVMLGSAAFLGTLYGIGPLQQLGVAFRSSIDPVTINLVTGLVLIMALENIIRKRGVLRRMMEAVVNVARDRRIAMAVLPGVIGLLPSAGGAAFSAPMVQEAAADADIPPEHKAFINYWFRHIWEYICPLYPGVVLAAAVTKIPINRFLLSQLPLPLAVVGVGAFLAFRGVRTGQVPGKRDRNEVRALFMTLLPITAAVALVVVFKLPLAIAMISVVTVMFLYFRYTPREVLTTIRESLSLNIVLMTMGIMTFKGMLEASGAIEALPVFFRQSGMPSGLVLFTLPFTVGLLTGLTVGFVGATFPIIMAMTGGHPEPGAVTFAFASGFAGVMLSPTHLCLALTLRYFKADMAQTYRLMYLPIGLVFCAGLVRLWL
- a CDS encoding energy transducer TonB — protein: MPRHLHFTKFVILSFALHALMIAVAFSLIRPDLTPLPISIPVNIVNLPGEIVKKLPPVQRPAPPVPVPPVPPPPPAVPRIPQQVVPDKPYPRGPVPMPDKFGSDNDVALPKTGGARRTGIPGGAEEGKEKGGTTMEETHKQGGPLPFLSQNDIDELARRGMPEQKPGEDSVTLDTDEFKFMSYNRWLKIKVESVLKYPELAAISGYQGTLFIRFDIMQDGSLGDFEVLKSSGYKILDDEAERAIRASAPFQPLPKEWRRDRYSIRAAVIFYLGSGYIR